GGCGACGAACCGGGTCCGCGGCCGCTCGTAGAGCTCTCGGGGTCTGCCCACCTGCAGGACGCCGCCGTCCCGCATGACGGCGACCCGGTCGGAGAGCGACAGGGCTTCCTCCTGGTCGTGGGTGACGTAGACGGTGGTGATGCCGAGCTCCTGCTGGAGCTTTCGGATCTCCGCGCGGACCTGGACCCGGATCTTGGCGTCCAGGTTCGAGAGGGGCTCGTCGAGGAGGAGGATGTCGGGGTTGAGGACGAGGGCGCGTGCGAGCGCGACGCGCTGCTGCTGGCCGCCGGACAGCTGACCGGGGTAGCGCCGCTCGAGACCGCCGAGGTTCACCTTCCGGAGGCCCTCGGCCACCCGGGCCTGGAGGGTGTGGCCCGTCAGCCCGCGAAGCCTGAGACCGTAGGCGATGTTCTGAAAGACCGTCATGTGCGGCCAGAGGGCGTAGTTCTGGAAGACCATTCCGATGTTCCGCGCATGGGAGGGGACGTCATTCACCACGCGCTCGCCGAAGAGCAGGGTCCCGGCGTCAGGGCGGTAGAAGCCGGCGA
This Candidatus Methylomirabilota bacterium DNA region includes the following protein-coding sequences:
- a CDS encoding ABC transporter ATP-binding protein; translated protein: MKIGIRDVTKRFGAVTAVNAVSLEIADGELFTLLGPSGCGKTTLLRLIAGFYRPDAGTLLFGERVVNDVPSHARNIGMVFQNYALWPHMTVFQNIAYGLRLRGLTGHTLQARVAEGLRKVNLGGLERRYPGQLSGGQQQRVALARALVLNPDILLLDEPLSNLDAKIRVQVRAEIRKLQQELGITTVYVTHDQEEALSLSDRVAVMRDGGVLQVGRPRELYERPRTRFVADFVGTNNLVPGTVKSQDGEALWVETALGLIRARAAGRIAPGRPCLLAIRPENVAVGGAGADGNRVRGRIVLASYLGNTLRYDVETASGPLLQADIRDPWHHEPLAIGTEVTLSFPSTVTLALPDEDAAPP